A single window of Myxocyprinus asiaticus isolate MX2 ecotype Aquarium Trade chromosome 48, UBuf_Myxa_2, whole genome shotgun sequence DNA harbors:
- the LOC127437351 gene encoding LOW QUALITY PROTEIN: probable fructose-2,6-bisphosphatase TIGAR A (The sequence of the model RefSeq protein was modified relative to this genomic sequence to represent the inferred CDS: deleted 2 bases in 1 codon; substituted 1 base at 1 genomic stop codon), with protein MCLEVSFNDHKPFLFATFFKGQKIDFPLSEIGIRQSEAAGRYLKDVKFTNVFEKTAEIIVRNNRTCHDIELAADPSLKERRIATDHQDKVQDGEIPMPETVRADLPNGSDLNVPIHALVVGHGAYMSTVMLYFXGLKCHKPHGSDPAQRFSICPNTGMCRFIIVLNCGDAGLKLSDIKCVFINRREDIKSE; from the exons ATGTGTCTCGAAGTAAGCTTTAATGACCACAAACCTTTTttatttgccacattttttaaagGTCAGAAGATAGACTTTCCTCTCTCTGAAATTGGGATACGCCAGTCTGAGGCTGCTGGGCGGTACCTCAAGGATGTGAAGTTCACAAATGTATTT gagaaa ACTGCAGAGATCATTGTGAGGAACAACAGAACCTGTCATGATATAGAATTAGCTGCGGATCCATCACTTAAAGAAAGA CGAATAGCTACTGACCATCAAGACAAAGTTCAAGATGGTGAGATTCCTATGCCTGAAACAGTCAGGGCTGATCTCCCAAATGGCAGTGACTTAAACGTGCCTATCCATGCCCTGGTGGTTGGCCATGGGGCTTATATGAGCACAGTAATGCTGTA TTTTTGAGGACTAAAGTGCCACAAACCCCATGGTTCAGACCCAGCTCAAAGGTTTTCCATCTGCCCGAACACTGGAATGTGTCGATTTATCATTGTTTTGAATTGTGGAGATGCAGGTCTTAAACTTTCAGATATTAAATGTGTGTTCATCAACAGAAGAGAAGACATCAAGTCTGAATAA